The following is a genomic window from Dethiosulfovibrio salsuginis.
TTCGTACTACACGACGGCAGGTCGAGTATACGGGCTCAAATGGGCTACGTCGGAACGGTCTCTCCGAGGATTAGAGTTTTTAGAGGTGCCCTTTAGCTTTTTTGCTAGCGCTCCTTAGAGAGGGCTTCCTCGACCTTTTCGATCCTTGGATCGTTGGCTATAGGGAACCATCTACGCCATTGATCGGGATACTCTCTCAAAAACCAGACCACCGTCTCATCTAGGGTCGCTTTGTTGCTCTCCATATAGGCCAGTGCGGCGTTGGTCTGTTCAAGGGTCGAGGAGTAATTGGCCAATATGGTGACCGCTTGAGGGGCTTTTTTGAACAGGTGAGTTCCTATCCCTACGTGAACCCTGGATGGAGGAAAAGCACCGTCGTAGGTCTTTTCGTCCCATTTTTTGTGCTCATAGGGAGGCTCTTCCAGCTGGATCATGTCGAGCATTCCCATTAGAGGGGTAGGTTCCCAGTAGTAGGCCAGTACAGGCTCTCCTTTTCTGTAAGCGGAGAAAATAGCGGTCGCCAAGGCGGTGGAGGAGCCGGAGCTGAAGTTCTCGTAATGCTCGTCCAGGCCGTAGGCCTTGAGCTTCACTTCGTTGATCGTGTAGGTGACCCATCCGGTTGGGCCGTTGTAAAACCTGCCTTTACCTTTTTCCCCCCCCGATTTGGGGGCGAACAGATCTTTGTATTTGACCAGGTCGTAAACCGATTTCAGGTCCGGGGCCATCGGCTCTATCCCTCTTTCGGGGTCTCCTTTGATTACGTAAGCGGGGACGTACCAGCCCTGGTTAGCGTCTGGATAGGTGGGGCCTAAGTCGACAGCGGTACCTTCGTCTATCATCTTGGTCCATGCGTCTTTGAGATTGTCGGACCATATCTCGGTGCTGGCGTCGACGTCTCCTCTGGCCATACCCATAAGCAACGGTAGGCTCTCTGCGAACTCGTATTGGACCTCAAAACCCAGGCCGTGCTCTAGAACGTAGCCCGCTATACGATTGTGAAGTTGAACGCTGTCCCAGCTGAAATCGCCCATCTTTATGACGGTGGACGCCCATGATGGAGACGAAAAAAGCACCACTGCACACAGGGCAAAGGTTAGCATCTTCTTTGAAATATTATTCATAATCATACCTCCTTGTTTTTATAGGCCTC
Proteins encoded in this region:
- a CDS encoding ABC transporter substrate-binding protein yields the protein MNNISKKMLTFALCAVVLFSSPSWASTVIKMGDFSWDSVQLHNRIAGYVLEHGLGFEVQYEFAESLPLLMGMARGDVDASTEIWSDNLKDAWTKMIDEGTAVDLGPTYPDANQGWYVPAYVIKGDPERGIEPMAPDLKSVYDLVKYKDLFAPKSGGEKGKGRFYNGPTGWVTYTINEVKLKAYGLDEHYENFSSGSSTALATAIFSAYRKGEPVLAYYWEPTPLMGMLDMIQLEEPPYEHKKWDEKTYDGAFPPSRVHVGIGTHLFKKAPQAVTILANYSSTLEQTNAALAYMESNKATLDETVVWFLREYPDQWRRWFPIANDPRIEKVEEALSKER